Proteins found in one Bacteroidales bacterium WCE2008 genomic segment:
- a CDS encoding regulator of cell morphogenesis and NO signaling, which produces MTSKRHDNERHLFSGTMKMADLLDINFQLMGVLSRVGIPFGFGDDSVEEACQKYGVSTNTFLLICNVYTYDGYIPSAETLRNIDLKDIVTYLRQSHSYYMGVLMDLLEGAIERMVQPCTDKYKAIIRNFFLQYKEELAKHFEYEEKEVFPYVESVLNHSAGDDFKIYQYEENHSNVEEKLCDLKNIVMKYMPKECDSQKVYHVLLYIFSLEKDLEKHTSIENDILVPVVNRLEEHEK; this is translated from the coding sequence ATGACATCTAAAAGACATGACAACGAGAGGCACCTTTTCTCCGGCACCATGAAGATGGCGGACCTTCTCGACATTAATTTTCAGCTGATGGGTGTCCTTAGCAGGGTAGGAATCCCTTTTGGATTCGGGGATGATTCCGTCGAGGAAGCTTGTCAGAAGTATGGGGTGAGCACCAACACATTCCTGTTGATATGCAACGTCTATACTTATGACGGCTATATCCCGTCCGCCGAGACTCTCAGGAACATTGATCTCAAGGACATCGTCACATATCTTCGCCAGAGCCATTCCTATTATATGGGAGTGCTCATGGACCTGCTCGAAGGCGCCATCGAGAGGATGGTCCAGCCGTGCACTGACAAGTACAAGGCCATCATCCGCAACTTCTTCCTCCAGTACAAGGAAGAGCTCGCCAAGCATTTTGAGTATGAAGAAAAAGAAGTCTTCCCGTATGTGGAATCAGTACTGAACCACAGCGCCGGCGATGATTTCAAGATATACCAGTATGAGGAAAACCACAGCAATGTGGAAGAGAAACTCTGCGATCTCAAGAACATCGTGATGAAGTATATGCCTAAGGAGTGCGACAGCCAGAAGGTCTATCACGTCCTCCTCTATATCTTCTCCCTCGAGAAAGACCTTGAGAAGCATACTTCGATTGAAAACGACATACTCGTACCGGTAGTAAACAGGCTCGAAGAGCATGAAAAATAA
- a CDS encoding 16S rRNA processing protein RimM, which yields MGFREVYPEDIDLNEPVFIEFDGLPVPFFIEEFQPKGTTKALVRLTGVKSLADAEELVGKDVSVEEGTLDLEEEEGLGDITGWTLVQDGGTEIGTVEDYEDIPGNPCIYVETAAGSKMIPLHEDLIVDADPEARRLTMRIPSGLLD from the coding sequence ATGGGTTTCCGCGAAGTGTATCCTGAAGATATCGACCTTAATGAACCGGTGTTCATCGAATTCGATGGACTGCCGGTTCCTTTTTTTATTGAGGAATTCCAGCCGAAAGGCACCACGAAGGCCCTTGTGCGGCTGACTGGCGTCAAATCTCTCGCCGATGCCGAGGAACTCGTCGGAAAAGACGTGTCCGTCGAAGAAGGCACTCTTGACCTTGAAGAGGAAGAAGGCCTCGGAGACATCACTGGCTGGACTCTTGTCCAGGACGGCGGCACCGAGATCGGTACTGTCGAGGACTACGAAGACATCCCCGGCAACCCGTGCATCTATGTAGAGACCGCCGCAGGCTCGAAGATGATCCCTCTCCATGAGGATCTCATCGTCGATGCCGACCCTGAGGCCAGACGACTCACGATGAGGATTCCGTCTGGATTGCTCGACTGA
- a CDS encoding Imelysin — protein sequence MKKTFKLLAAAASVAVCLAAFSSCDDKDDNKTSELSSEEAAIKAAVEEYVPNVIYKIYGNLADETESLNEQLAALKDAFKKDPNSVSQADIDKACRTFLSARSWWEQSEAFLYGAATQFGIDPHIDSWPLDKDKLAKSLSNAVTIADLDEEGAGAVDEVGAASLGFHGIEFILFRDGASRKIADLKGNETDEAFADYSVSGVSEIIFASAVAEDLMNYCFELQVSWDPDAPADRRELVEDELELNTTVAGSDISYGENLLLTGKAGSTYKTWPEAAAKILIAGCSNICNEVANTKIGTAHYVNGEEYDPDYIESPYSKKSYQDFKDNILSIQYSLYGAAGATSASSKSLMTFLKSKGYANASALESDLKAAIASLDECLASGVAFVDDPTAAVAEKAIVAINKLDGDLNDAADWISKL from the coding sequence ATGAAAAAGACGTTCAAACTACTTGCAGCCGCAGCATCAGTTGCTGTATGTCTCGCTGCATTCTCATCTTGTGACGACAAAGATGACAACAAGACTTCAGAGCTCTCCTCGGAGGAGGCCGCCATCAAGGCAGCCGTAGAGGAGTATGTTCCTAACGTGATTTATAAGATTTATGGCAACCTTGCCGATGAGACCGAGTCTCTCAACGAGCAGCTCGCCGCTCTCAAGGATGCTTTCAAGAAGGATCCTAATTCCGTGTCACAGGCCGATATCGACAAGGCCTGCAGGACTTTCCTCTCTGCCCGTTCATGGTGGGAGCAGTCCGAGGCTTTCCTCTACGGAGCCGCTACCCAGTTCGGTATCGACCCGCACATCGACTCTTGGCCTCTTGATAAAGATAAGCTTGCAAAGTCCCTCAGCAACGCCGTGACTATCGCTGACCTTGACGAGGAAGGCGCCGGCGCAGTGGACGAGGTGGGCGCTGCTTCCCTCGGTTTCCACGGTATCGAGTTCATACTTTTCCGCGATGGCGCCAGCCGCAAGATCGCAGACCTCAAGGGCAATGAGACCGACGAGGCCTTCGCTGATTATTCAGTCTCAGGAGTCTCAGAGATCATCTTCGCTTCAGCAGTCGCAGAGGACCTCATGAACTACTGCTTCGAGCTTCAGGTTTCATGGGACCCGGACGCTCCGGCAGACCGCCGCGAACTCGTAGAGGATGAGCTTGAGCTGAATACCACCGTCGCAGGTTCAGACATCTCTTATGGCGAGAACCTCCTCCTTACCGGTAAAGCCGGAAGTACCTACAAGACTTGGCCGGAGGCTGCTGCCAAGATCCTCATCGCAGGATGCTCGAACATCTGCAACGAGGTAGCCAACACCAAGATCGGTACAGCCCACTATGTAAACGGCGAGGAGTATGACCCGGACTACATCGAGTCTCCATACTCAAAGAAATCTTACCAGGACTTCAAGGACAACATCCTCAGCATCCAGTATAGCCTCTACGGTGCTGCAGGCGCCACTTCAGCCAGCTCAAAGTCTCTCATGACCTTCCTTAAGAGCAAAGGCTATGCAAACGCTTCAGCTCTCGAGTCCGACCTCAAGGCTGCAATCGCATCCCTCGATGAATGCCTTGCGAGCGGCGTAGCTTTCGTCGATGACCCTACTGCAGCCGTTGCCGAAAAGGCCATCGTAGCCATCAACAAGCTTGACGGCGACCTTAACGATGCTGCCGACTGGATTTCTAAGCTGTAG
- a CDS encoding DNA-binding response regulator, NarL/FixJ family, contains REC and HTH domains, whose product MKNNSRKVLLIIPSMVVARGLENVFSDLGEFEVVGILPDLSRNSETRLKNIDADVIILDPIVFDYTSRAVGRNVISEYSNASVVALQTTLMEEESLKQYDDVIGIYDDATTIIRKLRNALETRQDSPKVDGEELSSREKEILVCVAKGMLNKEIADLYSISIYTVITHRKNITRKTGIKTVAGLTVYALLNNLIDVNSFE is encoded by the coding sequence ATGAAAAATAACAGCAGAAAGGTTTTGCTGATCATACCTTCGATGGTCGTCGCGAGAGGACTGGAGAATGTATTCAGCGACCTGGGGGAGTTCGAGGTGGTTGGCATCCTGCCCGACCTTTCCAGAAACAGCGAGACTCGTCTCAAGAACATAGATGCCGACGTGATCATATTGGATCCGATAGTGTTCGACTACACGTCGAGAGCTGTCGGCCGCAATGTCATTTCCGAGTATTCCAATGCCTCCGTGGTCGCCCTTCAGACCACCCTCATGGAAGAGGAATCGCTCAAACAGTATGATGATGTGATTGGTATCTATGACGATGCGACCACTATCATACGCAAGCTCCGCAACGCCCTCGAGACCCGTCAGGACTCTCCGAAGGTGGATGGGGAGGAACTCTCTTCAAGGGAGAAAGAAATCCTCGTGTGCGTGGCGAAGGGCATGCTCAACAAAGAGATCGCAGACCTCTACAGCATATCCATATATACCGTCATTACCCACAGGAAAAACATCACGCGCAAGACCGGAATCAAGACTGTCGCTGGTCTGACCGTCTATGCGCTGCTCAACAACTTAATTGACGTTAACTCTTTTGAATAA
- a CDS encoding glucokinase — MTKRYAVGSDIGGSHICSCVVDLENGAFIGKPVNTDIEHTLSAWEITAAWEKNLREVIGAAGVEIVGVGMAFPGPFDYKLGISHMDHKFPALKGINIGDTLRSRLPEYPGLEFRFINDANAFALGESLYGAGKDMEKVVAMTLGTGLGSGFVDKGRIVESGPSVPPDGEVWNLPYGSGIADEAFSTRGITGRYKALTGKEVSGALDVRKLYDTDESARKVFESFGRELAEFSAPILKNFGSDSLLLGGNISRSLDLFIGPMQEKFAEAGMDVKIKASVLLDKAAMAGAAATFTI, encoded by the coding sequence ATGACGAAAAGATATGCAGTTGGATCCGATATCGGCGGCAGTCACATTTGCTCTTGCGTAGTCGATCTCGAGAATGGGGCTTTCATCGGAAAGCCGGTTAACACGGATATTGAACATACCCTAAGCGCGTGGGAGATCACGGCGGCATGGGAAAAGAACCTTCGCGAAGTGATCGGCGCCGCCGGCGTCGAGATCGTGGGCGTAGGCATGGCTTTCCCGGGACCGTTCGACTATAAGCTCGGCATTTCCCACATGGACCATAAATTCCCGGCACTGAAAGGGATCAACATCGGCGACACTCTCCGCAGCAGGCTTCCGGAATACCCGGGACTTGAATTCCGTTTCATAAATGACGCCAATGCTTTCGCCCTCGGCGAGAGCCTTTACGGCGCTGGAAAGGACATGGAAAAGGTCGTCGCGATGACCCTCGGCACAGGACTCGGCTCCGGTTTCGTGGACAAGGGAAGAATCGTCGAGAGCGGGCCTTCAGTTCCTCCTGACGGAGAGGTATGGAACCTGCCGTACGGGAGTGGAATCGCTGACGAGGCTTTTTCTACCAGGGGCATCACAGGCCGCTACAAGGCCCTTACCGGAAAGGAAGTGAGCGGAGCGCTCGACGTGCGCAAGCTTTATGATACCGACGAGTCGGCAAGGAAAGTGTTCGAGTCTTTCGGAAGGGAGCTCGCTGAGTTCTCGGCTCCGATCCTCAAGAACTTCGGTTCGGACAGCCTGCTTCTCGGAGGCAACATTTCCCGCAGCCTCGACCTGTTCATCGGGCCGATGCAGGAGAAGTTCGCCGAGGCCGGCATGGACGTAAAAATCAAGGCCTCCGTCCTTCTGGACAAGGCCGCGATGGCCGGCGCCGCCGCCACGTTTACTATCTAG
- a CDS encoding ferrous iron transport protein B translates to MRLSEMQTGSVGVIVKVNGHGSFRKRLIEMGFIAGKKVSVILNAPLKDPIEYEILGYKLSLRRDEARMIEVISEEEAKAQLISEGMKIPPVDADADEKDWLDREMEKLANERGHVIRVALVGNPNCGKTSLFNIASGSHEHVGNYSGVTVDAKEGRFEYGGYKFVLVDLPGTYSLSAYSPEELYVRKNLLEAMPDVVVNVVDASNIERNLYLTTQVIDMNLRTVVALNMYDELEAKGDKIDIKQLGWLLGIPIVPTVSRDGKGIPELFDTVIKIYTQSDPTLARHIHINHGPEIEKSIDRIKLMLQENEELRTRYSTRYLAIKYLENDSDVERIVESLPGRNLLIAARVEEQRRIEDLMHTNTESAIVDAKYAFIQGALAETYTRHIEKRPRRTITDKIDAVVTNKWMAFPIFVLLLYIMFEATFALGNYPMDWIDWLVGKFGEFVAMFMKDGWLKDLMVNGVIAGVGSVLVFLPNIMILYFFISLMEDSGYMARAAFIVDKLMHKIGLHGKSFIPMVMGFGCNVPAIMATRSIESRKSRLITIAIIPFMSCAGRLPIFVLIAGAFFPANAALAMLGIYLLGIVLAILSATVLSRFVKDDDLPFVMELPPYRVPTGKAIWRHTWEKGKQYLQKMATTILICSIIIWFLGFFPRNTELIDAQARYAELTEQPVLTEDLQAELDSVSAKVNDLYEYQQENSYIGMLGRAVAPVMNPLGFTWKMDVSLLTGVAAKELVVSTLGVMYSQGAKISQGEDLQDDTALQSALVQAIRWPAALAFMVFILLYFPCVATFVAIKNETGRWRWAILCCAYTMVVAWVFALLANQIGTLFL, encoded by the coding sequence ATGAGATTATCGGAAATGCAGACGGGAAGCGTGGGCGTGATCGTCAAGGTAAACGGTCACGGCAGCTTCAGGAAAAGATTGATCGAGATGGGATTCATCGCCGGCAAGAAGGTCAGCGTGATACTGAATGCCCCTCTCAAGGATCCGATCGAATATGAGATACTGGGCTACAAGCTTTCCCTGAGAAGGGACGAAGCCCGCATGATAGAAGTGATAAGCGAGGAAGAAGCAAAGGCCCAGCTTATCAGCGAAGGCATGAAGATACCTCCGGTGGATGCCGATGCAGACGAGAAGGACTGGCTCGACCGCGAGATGGAGAAGCTGGCCAATGAGCGCGGCCATGTAATCCGCGTCGCCCTGGTCGGCAACCCGAACTGCGGAAAGACCTCCCTCTTCAACATAGCCTCCGGCAGCCATGAGCATGTCGGCAACTACAGCGGCGTGACCGTGGATGCCAAGGAAGGCCGCTTCGAATACGGCGGGTACAAATTCGTGCTCGTTGACCTGCCCGGTACATACTCCCTTTCCGCATATTCCCCGGAAGAACTCTACGTCAGGAAAAACCTGCTTGAAGCGATGCCGGACGTGGTAGTCAACGTAGTGGACGCATCCAACATCGAGAGAAACCTCTACCTGACCACCCAGGTGATCGACATGAACCTCCGCACCGTGGTCGCCCTGAACATGTACGACGAACTCGAGGCCAAGGGCGACAAGATCGACATCAAGCAGCTCGGCTGGCTTCTCGGCATTCCGATAGTGCCGACCGTCAGCAGGGACGGCAAAGGCATCCCGGAGCTCTTCGACACGGTCATAAAGATCTACACCCAGAGCGACCCGACTCTTGCGAGACATATACATATCAACCATGGTCCCGAAATCGAGAAGAGCATCGACCGCATCAAGCTGATGCTCCAGGAGAACGAGGAACTGCGCACCAGATACTCCACCAGATATCTGGCCATCAAATATCTGGAGAACGACTCCGATGTCGAGAGGATCGTCGAGAGCCTGCCGGGACGCAACCTGCTGATCGCCGCCCGCGTCGAGGAGCAGCGCAGGATCGAGGATCTCATGCATACGAACACTGAGTCCGCGATCGTCGATGCGAAATATGCGTTCATACAGGGAGCGCTCGCCGAGACATACACCCGGCACATCGAGAAGCGTCCCCGCCGCACCATAACCGACAAGATCGACGCCGTCGTCACCAACAAGTGGATGGCTTTCCCGATATTCGTACTGCTTCTGTACATAATGTTCGAGGCCACATTCGCCCTCGGCAACTATCCGATGGACTGGATCGACTGGCTCGTCGGCAAATTCGGAGAATTCGTCGCGATGTTCATGAAAGACGGCTGGCTGAAGGATCTCATGGTCAACGGCGTCATCGCCGGAGTCGGCAGCGTCCTGGTGTTCCTCCCGAACATCATGATACTGTATTTCTTCATCTCGCTGATGGAGGATTCCGGATACATGGCCAGGGCCGCCTTTATCGTGGACAAGCTGATGCATAAGATCGGCCTGCACGGCAAGAGCTTCATTCCTATGGTCATGGGCTTCGGCTGCAATGTGCCTGCAATCATGGCCACCCGCTCGATCGAGAGCCGCAAGTCCAGGCTCATAACCATCGCGATCATCCCGTTCATGTCCTGCGCCGGCCGTCTCCCGATATTCGTGCTGATCGCCGGAGCGTTCTTCCCGGCCAATGCGGCCCTGGCCATGCTGGGCATATATCTGCTCGGAATAGTGCTGGCGATTCTCTCCGCCACCGTGCTCAGCCGCTTCGTGAAGGATGACGACCTGCCTTTCGTGATGGAGCTTCCTCCTTATCGCGTGCCTACGGGCAAGGCTATCTGGAGACATACTTGGGAGAAAGGAAAGCAGTATCTGCAGAAGATGGCCACCACCATCCTTATCTGCTCGATAATCATCTGGTTCCTGGGCTTCTTCCCGAGAAATACCGAACTGATCGATGCCCAGGCTCGTTATGCCGAGCTTACCGAGCAGCCGGTACTGACGGAGGACCTCCAGGCTGAGCTTGATTCCGTCTCCGCAAAGGTCAATGACCTCTATGAATACCAGCAGGAAAATTCCTATATAGGAATGCTCGGGCGCGCTGTCGCTCCTGTGATGAATCCTCTCGGATTCACTTGGAAGATGGATGTCAGCCTCCTTACCGGCGTCGCTGCAAAGGAGCTTGTGGTAAGTACTCTCGGCGTTATGTATTCCCAGGGAGCGAAGATTTCCCAGGGAGAGGACCTTCAGGACGATACGGCCCTCCAGTCTGCCTTGGTGCAGGCCATAAGATGGCCGGCGGCCCTTGCCTTCATGGTCTTCATATTGCTGTACTTCCCGTGCGTGGCGACTTTCGTAGCCATCAAGAACGAGACGGGCAGATGGCGCTGGGCAATCCTCTGCTGTGCCTACACCATGGTCGTGGCCTGGGTATTCGCCCTCCTCGCCAACCAGATCGGTACGCTCTTCCTTTAG